A genomic window from Periweissella cryptocerci includes:
- a CDS encoding baseplate J/gp47 family protein, which produces MTLTDVGFDSNDYEDVLERLEEYARQEFGEDVQLSSSSVIGMLLRVLAGEFSYQAQDLEDVYNAGFVSKSAGITLDRLAANYGLERKNASSATVTLEFHGTPSYTIEEGLEVQSISGETFMVAEDVILDANGLGTAFAYAQSVGIGGNVGAGTITVQSEPLDDVTSVNNPQAASGGQEEETDKEFRARLKSNLSAMPGTSINGLMSALMNIDGVAGVKVVQNSEDEPNENNQPPKSIHAHILGGTNDEIANTLLNHVSAGVVTVGQEVVELQDISGTTRRIRFSRAVPVPISVHVGIVEPEYISEDQISRIKQNVVDYIGNVGMGQTILVGRLNSCVYRVDGIENAFIGITREDDELSSRSIDLGSYQVAQISVNEVVVEHA; this is translated from the coding sequence CGACTTGAAGAGTATGCGCGTCAAGAATTTGGTGAAGATGTGCAATTATCGTCAAGTTCCGTAATTGGCATGCTTCTGCGAGTTCTCGCGGGAGAATTTTCGTATCAAGCTCAAGATTTAGAAGATGTATATAATGCTGGTTTCGTATCTAAGTCAGCGGGCATTACGTTGGACCGTTTGGCTGCCAATTACGGATTGGAACGAAAGAATGCCAGCAGCGCGACCGTTACATTAGAATTTCACGGGACGCCCAGTTACACGATTGAAGAAGGTTTGGAAGTCCAAAGCATTAGCGGTGAAACATTTATGGTTGCTGAAGATGTGATTTTGGACGCAAACGGATTGGGCACGGCCTTTGCATATGCTCAATCAGTCGGCATCGGCGGTAATGTTGGTGCTGGAACGATTACAGTTCAATCAGAGCCACTTGATGATGTCACTAGTGTAAATAACCCACAGGCAGCATCTGGCGGTCAGGAAGAAGAAACAGATAAAGAGTTTCGAGCCCGGTTGAAATCGAATTTGAGCGCAATGCCAGGCACGTCAATCAATGGATTGATGTCTGCATTAATGAATATTGACGGAGTGGCTGGGGTTAAGGTTGTTCAAAACTCAGAAGACGAGCCCAATGAAAACAATCAACCGCCTAAATCGATTCATGCTCACATCTTGGGTGGAACGAATGACGAAATCGCAAATACGCTTTTGAATCATGTATCAGCCGGCGTCGTGACAGTTGGCCAAGAAGTAGTCGAGCTGCAAGATATTAGTGGCACGACTCGCCGTATTCGTTTTAGCCGTGCTGTGCCTGTTCCAATTTCTGTTCACGTCGGAATAGTTGAACCTGAGTACATTTCGGAGGACCAAATCTCGCGAATTAAACAAAATGTGGTTGATTACATCGGAAACGTCGGAATGGGACAGACAATCTTGGTAGGTCGCTTAAACTCATGCGTTTATCGTGTTGACGGAATTGAGAATGCGTTTATCGGCATTACGCGCGAAGATGATGAACTTTCATCTCGCAGCATTGATTTAGGAAGCTATCAAGTTGCTCAAATCTCGGTGAATGAGGTGGTGGTTGAACATGCTTGA